One genomic segment of Brassica napus cultivar Da-Ae chromosome A3, Da-Ae, whole genome shotgun sequence includes these proteins:
- the LOC106444183 gene encoding monothiol glutaredoxin-S10 produces the protein MDVVARLASQSAVVIFSKSTCCMSHAIKCLFYEQGVSPAIVEIDQYMYGKDIERALARLGCSPQVPVVFIGGKLIGTATTVMTLHLDGTLKRLLKEAGALWL, from the coding sequence ATGGATGTGGTAGCAAGGTTAGCGTCACAAAGTGCAGTGGTAATATTCAGCAAGAGTACATGCTGCATGTCTCATGCAATTAAATGTCTGTTTTATGAGCAAGGAGTGAGTCCTGCGATTGTCGAGATCGATCAATACATGTACGGTAAAGATATTGAGCGGGCTTTGGCCCGGTTAGGATGTAGCCCTCAGGTTCCCGTGGTTTTCATCGGAGGAAAATTAATAGGAACTGCCACTACCGTTATGACTCTTCATCTTGACGGGACATTGAAAAGGCTGCTCAAGGAAGCTGGTGCTTTATGGCTTTAG